The Peromyscus maniculatus bairdii isolate BWxNUB_F1_BW_parent chromosome 6, HU_Pman_BW_mat_3.1, whole genome shotgun sequence genome has a segment encoding these proteins:
- the LOC102915326 gene encoding arylacetamide deacetylase-like 2, whose product MGFKTLCLGLFCVSFLSYIYTPIPANIEETWKVMALDAVAKTCTLMALCLENVGVMRYEEFISMIISLDYTQPLSDEHVTVTDTAFVDVPVRLYLPKRKSEAPRRAVIYFHGGGFCFGSFKQRAFDFLNRWTASKLDAVVVGIDYRLAPQHHFPAQLEDGITAVKFFLQDKILTKYGVDPTRIAISGDSSGGTLAAAVTLQVQIDPEVKHKLKLQALLYPGLQVIDTALPSHRDNEHGVVLTRDIAIKLVSLFFTKDEALPQAMRKNQHMPLESRHLFRFVNWSTLLPEKYRKHHVYTEPVLGRSSYSLPALMDHRALPLLADDAQLQHLPRTYVLTCQYDVLRDDGIMYVSRLQNVGVQVFHDHIEDGIHGALSYMTSPLYLQLGLRIKDMYISWLDKNL is encoded by the exons ATGGGATTCAAAACTCTCTGTTTGGGGCTTTTTTGTGTTagctttttatcttatatttatacACCTATACCTGCCAACATTGAAGAAACTTGGAAAGTAATGGCCTTGGATGCAGTTGCTAAAACTTGTACACTTATG gCTCTGTGTCTTGAAAATGTAGGTGTTATGAGATATGAAGAGTTTATTTCCATGATAATCAGTCTGGATTATACACAACCACTTTCAGATGAACATGTCACAGTAACTGACACGGCCTTTGTTGACGTCCCTGTGCGTTTGTACTTACCCAAGAGGAAGTCAGAAGCCCCAAGAAGGGCTGTGATCTATTTTCATGGCGGGGGTTTCTGTTTCGGAAGTTTCA agCAGAGGGCTTTTGATTTCCTGAATAGATGGACTGCAAGCAAACTTGATGCTGTTGTTGTGGGAATAGA CTACAGGCTAGCTCCTCAGCATCACTTTCCCGCACAGCTTGAAGATGGCATCACGGCCGTCAAGTTTTTTCTTCAGGATAAAATTCTTACAAAATATGGAGTAGATCCTACCCGAATTGCTATTTCAGGAGACAGCTCTGGGGGCACTCTGGCAGCAGCAGTGACTCTGCAG GTGCAGATTGATCCTGAAGTAAAGCATAAACTCAAGCTGCAAGCTTTACTTTATCCTGGCTTACAGGTGATCGACACTGCTTTACCATCTCATCGAGACAATGAACATGGTGTAGTTCTGACAAGAGACATAGCCATAAAACTCGTGAGTTTGTTTTTCACCAAGGATGAGGCACTTCCACAGGCAATGAGAAAAAACCAGCACATGCCTTTGGAATCCAGACATCTGTTTAGATTTGTTAACTGGAGCACTCTTCTTCCTGAAAAGTATAGAAAGCACCATGTGTACACTGAGCCTGTGCTTGGGAGATCCTCTTATTCACTGCCGGCACTGATGGATCACAGAGCATTGCCCTTGTTAGCTGATGATGCCCAGTTACAGCATTTGCCACGGACATATGTTCTTACCTGTCAATATGATGTCCTGAGGGATGATGGAATTATGTATGTTTCAAGACTTCAAAATGTCGGTGTTCAAGTTTTTCATGACCATATTGAGGATGGAATCCATGGAGCCTTATCATATATGACATCACCACTTTACTTGCAACTAGGACTGAGGATAAAAGATATGTATATTAGTTGGCTGGACAAGAATTTATAA